The segment aagggtctcctgctgggtcttgtttctgggagggcagtgggcaatgcagtaggctttgagagtcctgctgggttGCCCTGCGaggtgaggaagtctggcagaagccccGTGGAGTGCCCTAAAGCAGGTACCCCTGGTCAGCCATGAGCAGAGTGGCCAAGCCTCCTCCAGACCCTGCAGGAGTGCAGCTGGGATATGGGACACTCCAGCTTTCAGATATCCAGCTCTGTCTGTGGGGCATCCTCCTGGTCTttaggctgctctccagcaggatgcagctctctCGTGGCATCCTTGTGTTATCCAGGTGCCCCAAGGAGAAGATACCTCTGTGCTAACACCATGGCCTTGCGTCCTGATGGCTGTCTGTGGGAAGCTGCAATGAGGTGCAATAAGTGAAAGGACGTCTACACCTCCTAGTAGGAGGGAAGAGCTGAGAACTTGCTCACAACGCACAGACAAGGTAAGGTTTCTGTCTGGCTGCACTTGGACTGGGggttctctgctctcagctgtctgCTGTTTCTTCTCAGGGAAACACTTGAGTGGGCTGGTCCTGCAGGTCACAGAGGGCTGACACAGGGCATCTGAGAACAGCAGTGTTCAGCAGTGGCATCTGAAGCTCTGTTCTGCATTGAGATGCATTGTTTGAAAAAGCATTGCGAATTTCAATGTCCTGATCAGTGGACTGAACTAGAGTTTCCCCCATATCCCTGCTTCCCCCTGATGAACAGCAGGAAGGACTCGTCTGCAAGCTCAAGTAAGGGAGGTGTGGAAAGGCTCTCCGGCAAAGAGAGTCTCAGGCAGGGGGTTGGTCCAAAACTTGCAATAGGTTTTCCTCAGAGAAGCCTCTTCTAACTTTGTTCTGTCTTCTGTCTTCAACAGACAACTGTGTCCAATGTCAGAGaatgcccaacatcagctctgtgagcgagttcctcctgctggcattcgcagacacacgcgagctgcagctcctgcacttcacgctcttcctgggcatctacctggctgccctcctgggcaacggcctcatcctcagcgccgtagcctgccaccaccgcctccacacccccatgtacttcttcctcctcaaccttgccctcctcgacctgggctgcatctccaccactctgcccaaagccatggccaatgccctctgggacaccagggccatctcctatcaaggatgtgctgcccAACTCTTTTTCGTTGCTTTCTTGTTTGtagcagagtattcccttctcactgtcatggcctacgaccgctacgttgccatctgcaagcccctgcactacgggagcctcctgggcaacagagcttgtgcccagatggcagcagctgcctggggcagtggctttctcagtgctgtcctgcacacagccactacattttccctgcccctctgcgaaggcaatgctgtggaccagttcttctgtgaaatcccccagatcctcaagctctcctgctcagactactacctcagggaagctggggcacttgtgtttagtgtttctttagtccttggttgttttgttttcattgtggtgtcctatgtgcagatcttcagggcagtgctgaggatgccctcggagcagggcaggcacaaagccttttccacgtgcctccctcacctcgctgtggtctccctgtttgttAGCACAGCCACagttgcctacctgaagcccccttctatctcctctccatccctggacctggtggtggcagttctgtactcagtggtgccACCAGCAGCGAATCCTCTCATCTATAGCATtaggaaccaggagctcaagaatactttcattaaaactgtttttatacaTGCTTCTTAAGCATCAGTGATGTGGTCATTATTACCACTGTCATAATACATAATggtaaataaaaacactaattGGACTGATAAGTTATTTGGGAAACTGACAggagaatttttattattatgttttaacatttttttcaatacaatttttatttgaataatggAATTTTTAACCTGCAGtatgttaatttatttactgtaaCACAATCATCTCATGTACCTGTAGAGCTAGGTTTCCTCTGTGAATAAAGACAATAAGGAAGGCATCTGAAATACATTCAGAATGTCACTGGTCGGAGGTCCCGTGTCaactggagctgggggagcagccccagcacgcaggaggggctcaggaccaaaagcccagctgccacatgcaggagcagccctggtggcccttggggctgcccctcactgcccgctgggctctgcctctctgctgccttcgggtcggggctgctgcttccgtggagccatggccatggccagcagcaggacgtggccttttcactgctgctcttttttggcttcctcatttttctcttgtgCTCTTGCATTTGTCTAAGTCTTGAGACTCCATGTATATTGCTGACAGTCTTTCTTTGCACAGCTCTTCCGAAGCTGGTGGTAGGAATATATCCAAGGAACTGCTGCATGAACGGTCCCCGTACTTCTCTGGGCTTCACCGTGGATCAGAATTTCAGTGTAGTGCTGGACTGGGAACTCCCTTCTTGGATGGCCATGGCTCAGCAAACAATAATTGGCCTTGACTGGCCTGGGAGTATCCTGAAGTTGCTGAGTCTGATGGCAAATGGCATGctggagaggaatctggagctgttctgtggctgggccaggcctcttgtgctggcctggggagcgTGGCTGGCCCTGAggggcacaggcactgtgtgctggggatctgccaggcaagagagcagggctcctgcagcttcacggACCTCCATCTCCTGAGcgtgggggtgctggggaggccCAGAGCCGcctttgtgccagcagctgtggtgccttgcgaggggctggggctgtggtggccgtgcccagagccctgcagcaacCTGTTGTGGCAGTGCCCTGGGGCCAGCCCATCCTGAGCTACTTAACTGGGCTGGGATGgactgggctggggagagggcagggaggtggggagaggtggccaggggctgggctgggctgggcagtgcccggCAGAGGGCAACAGCAGTGTCAGGGAGCGGTGGCAGCATGcaggggagggctcccagcagggcttggtgctgcagagccagggctgctccaagggagctgtcgtggtttaacccggccggcagctaaacaccacgcagccgttcgctcaccctcctccctccctctctgggacgggggagagaaatggaaagtgaagcccgtgagttgagataaagacagtttaataagacaggaaaataataataacaaaaataataataacaataataataataatgatacaatagtcatagaatcatagaatcatagaatatcctgagttagaagggacccttaaggatcatcaagtccaactcttgactccgcacaggtctacccaaaagttcagaccatgtgactaagcgcacagtccaatctcttcttaaattcagtcaggctcggtgcagtgaccacttccctggggagcctgttgcagtgtgcaaccaccctctctgtgaagaaccccctcctgatgtcaagcctaaatttcccctgcctcagcttaaccctgttcccacgggtcctgtccctggtgttaatggagaaaaggtctcctgcctctcgacacccccttacgaggaagttgtagactgcgatgaggtctcccctcagcctcctcttctccaggctgaacagtgccctcagccgttcctcgtacgtcttcccctccaggcctttcaccatcttcgtagccctcctctggacactctccaacagttttgtgtcctttttatactgtggtgcccagaactgcacacagtactcgaggtgaggccgcaccagcgcagagtagagcgggacaatcacctcccttgacctactagggatgccgtgcttgatgcaccccaggacacggttggccctcctggatgccagggcacactgctggctcatattcaacttgctgtctaccacgacccccagatccctctcttctaggctgctctccagcgtctcatcgcccagtctgtacgtgcagccagggtttccccgtcccaggtgcaggacccggcacttgctcttattgaacttcatgcggttggtgatcgcccagctctccaacctatccagatccctctgcaaggcctttccaccctcaacagagtccacaactcctccaagtttggtgtcatcagcaaacttgctcaaaataccttctattcctacatccagatcgtttataaaaatattgaaaagtaccggccctaaaatggagccttgagggaccccactggtgaccgcccgccagcctgacgcagccccattcaccataaccctttgggccctgcccgttagccaattgctcacccatcgtatgatgtttttatttagctgtatggtggacattttgtccagtaggatcctatgggaaaccgtgtcaaaagccttgctgaagtccaaaaaaatcgcatcagctggtttcccttggtccaccatacgggtgatcttctcataaaaggaaatcaggttagttaggcaggacctacccttcacaaccccatgctggctgggaccaatgactgctttgtcccccaggtgcgcctcaagaagttcgagaaccatcttctccatgattttaccaggcactgacgtgagactgacaggcctgtaattgctagggtcttctttctgacccttcttgaaaatcggcacaacatttgccagcttccagtctaccgggacctctccagactcccaggatcattgaaaaataattgagaattATAGTTGCTATTATAATTCTTTCTCTACTATTTCAGTCCTTTCAACTGCCCTGTCCTCAACCTATAAGAATTTGGGGGGGTTGGTGTGAgctaacagctgtgtggtgctgagctgcctgccaggttaaagcACATCATGTTTGACAACCACAGTCCAACAGCGCAAATCACACTTCTAAAAATCTTGTGTTCAGAGAGGAGCAGTAGATGATCAGTTCAGTCTGCCTCAATGAGCACAccccagcagagaccctgctgccttggggagctgtcagccctgaggccttggggacaccacgAGGGAGTccaagggcacagagcaagTGATGCCATGattgggtgctgtgctgctgaactgggctgggctcctgggcccaaggggagctcctggtaAGAGGAcagtgctgcagagagacagctgtgcccaggagcagctcctctgcacagcgcagcagggctgggggctctgaccgcagctggcatGCAGataggagaaaaggagagagggcttggaggcactgaggagcacaacaacagagggcagcgtgtggcaggacacatctgcaggctcttggcaccgtgaggctctggcagcagggccatgcaggtggggttgccagaggggtcttctaTAGCTGGCACATCCAATGGCTGATAGCATATGTCAGGATGGgtctctctgtttctgcagtgctttagaTAACGGCATTATGAGGGGCAATTCAAGAAGAAGATCGAGGCTTGGCTTATGTGAAGGGTAAGGCTTTTTCTGCAGAGTGTGCCTGCAGACTCCTGCAGTGGAGGGGAGGCAGGTTTCATGGTAATTCATTGTCAGGATTGTAGTTTATACTAGCTGATCTTTAGCAGCTACAGAAGATATGACTGTCTGCCTTTGGGAGGTGTCTGAAGGCCGAAGCAGAGTACACATCATTTACAATGAGCAGGAGCTGCatcctctgcaggcagagctgcagcacaggagggtctgctgagagtccgtctgtccctccctggccttgcctcccctggcagcagcacactgACATTCGGTGTGCTTGGGGGAAGGGGAGTACGGGAAAAgtgtgaggggtctggagatgGGCACTTTGAAACTGGAGTCCTCTTGGAGTTTTCATGTACTGATTCAGGGGTTGGATTTGAATATCCTTGTGGGCCCCTTGCAAGCTGGGATAGTCTATGACTCCATGTCTCTATGAACCTACGAGTGCAATAATTCTGTAGCTCAATAAATACCAGCACAGGCCAAATGAGCCTAAGCATGTCTGTCATCTCTAAATGAAACTCGGCACCAGAGGAATCATCCTCTTTATCTGAGCATCTACAAGTTTTCACTTGAAATGCCCAGTACTTATGCCTTACAAAACAGAGTGGATTGGGCAGAAagacataaaatacaaaaataaatcccagcagccctgctccacaGTTGGGTGAATTGGGAGCAACAATATTGAAAAATTCTTTATTATCAGGTGATTGAATATGGGATTACCCCATCTCCCTCTTTACCTCTGGCTGTGGGACAGGACTGACTCCTTGCCCAGAGCACAGTCCCTTGCCACCCCGAACACCCTCAGGCAGCATCAAGAAGAACACAAGAAAGGGACCTGCTAAATGTCTGACTGAAATGGTTTCCAGGGCAGTTATGTGAGAAATGTAAGAACTTTATCTCAGGTATGTCttcttatttattaaagattttttcatcCTTGGCAGTAACCGATGGCCAGAACCACcaaatgcccaacatcagctctgtgagcgagttcctcctgctggcattctcAAACAagcgcgagctgcagctcctgcacttcgcgctcttcctgggcatctacctggctgccctcctgggcaacggcctcatcctcagcgccgtagcctgccaccaccacctccacacccccatgtacttcttcctcctcaacctcgccctcctcgacctgggctgcatctccaccactctgcccaaagccatggccaatgccctctgggacactaaggccatctcctatcaaggctgtgctgcacaggtctttctgtttgtcttcttgATTGCGTCAGAATTTTATGTTCTCAccgtcatggcctatgaccgctacgttgccatctgcaagcccctgcactacgggagcctcctgggcagcagagcttgtgcccagatggcagcagctgcctggggcagtggctttctcaatgctgtcctgcacacagccactacattttccctgcccctctgccatggTAATGTTTTGaagcagttcttctgtgaaatcccccacatcctcaagctctcctgctcagattcAGACTACCTAAAGGAAGTTAGACTTCTGGTGGTTAGTGCATGTTTagcatttggttgttttgttttcattgtggtgtcctacGTGCAGATCTTCAGcgcagtgctgaggatgccctctgagcagggccagcacaaagccttttccacgtgcctccctcacctggccgtggtctccctctttgtcagcactgccatacttgcctacctgaagcccccctccatctcctccccttCCTTGGACCTGATGGTGTCATTCCTGTACTCAGTGGTACCTCCAGCAGTAAACCCGCTCATCTatagcatgaggaaccaggagctgaaaGCCACACTGAAGAAACTGATTCTAGTGGTAATATTTACTTAGCAATAATTTGTCTATCTCACTTTTCTAGTTTACCTCAAGTTAATCTCAGGCAATTTGTGACCTCTAGTTATAGCATTTGTCCTCACTTCATCttgaaaagatttaattttcttcctagtagctggtagaatgctatgttttggcaTAGCATGAGGAGAGTGCTGATGACATGCGGAtgtttaattgttgcagagcagtgcttacaccaagccaaggatgcctcagcttcttgctctgtcctgcctaCAGGTAAGCTGgaggtgcagcaagagctgggagaggacagacccaggacaggtgacccaaagtAGCAAAAGGTGTATTTCATACCATCTGACATgatgctaaacaatatataggggttGGCTAGCAGGGGTGagagggctggactgctcggggttaggctgggcatcagttaGCGAGTAGTgagcattgtgcatcacttgttttgtacacattattagtagtagtactattatcatcgttattgttattattattattgttattattattttcctgtcttaataaacagTCTTTATCTCcactcacaggcttcactttctcgtttctctccccccttccagagaaggaggtgggagggtgagcgaatagctctgtggtgtttagctgccagccaggttaaacaCCTTAGAGCCCTGCCATTTCTCTCATTGGCCACCTGGCGCTTGCTTCTCATTTCCTTACACCAGACTTCACTCAAGGCTGCAGCTGGATGTTACAGACCctttgcagcagctcctgcctgctttCCTAAGACATGTGGCTGTACACAGGTACAGAAGGGTCTTTGTTATTTCtaaccaaagaaaatgaaatcatgcagcaatttttaaaataaaataaaataaaatataaaataaaataaaataaaataaaataaaataaaataaaataaaataaaataaaataaaataaaataaaataaaataataaaaaacctctTCATCTTCTATTC is part of the Anas acuta chromosome W, bAnaAcu1.1, whole genome shotgun sequence genome and harbors:
- the LOC137846859 gene encoding LOW QUALITY PROTEIN: uncharacterized protein (The sequence of the model RefSeq protein was modified relative to this genomic sequence to represent the inferred CDS: deleted 1 base in 1 codon) — translated: MPNISSVSEFLLLAFADTRELQLLHFTLFLGIYLAALLGNGLILSAVACHHRLHTPMYFFLLNLALLDLGCISTTLPKAMANALWDTRAISYQGCAAQLFFVAFLFVAEYSLLTVMAYDRYVAICKPLHYGSLLGNRACAQMAAAAWGSGFLSAVLHTATTFSLPLCEGNAVDQFFCEIPQILKLSCSDYYLREAGALVFSVSLVLGCFVFIVVSYVQIFRAVLRMPSEQGRHKAFSTCLPHLAVVSLFVSTATVAYLKPPSISSPSLDLVVAVLYSVVPPAANPLIYSIRNQELKNTFIKTIFSSLAVTDGQNHQMPNISSVSEFLLLAFSNKRELQLLHFALFLGIYLAALLEFYVLTVMAYDRYVAICKPLHYGSLLGSRIFSAVLRMPSEQGQHKAFSTCLPHLAVVSLFVSTAILAYLKPPSISSPSLDLMVSFLYSVVPPAVNPLIYSMRNQELKATLKKLILVSSAYTKPRMPQLLALSCLQRPKLKHKLSYTFVVSSYCLVPPWTGPHAQKQQMSNISSVSEFLLLAFADTRELQLLHFALFLGIYWAALLGNGLILSAVACHHRLHTPMYFFLLNLALLDMGSISITVPKAMANSLWDTRAISYVGCAAQVFFFVFLVGALYSLLTIMAYDCYVAICKPLHYGSLLGSRACAQMAAAAWGSGFLNAVLHTANTFSLPLCQGNAVDQFFCEIPQILKLSCSHAYLREVGALLFSLTLTFGCFIFIVFSYVQIFRAVLRMPSEQGRHKAFSTCLPHLAVVSLFVSTVLFTYLKPPSISSPSLDMVMAVLYSVVPPVLNPLVYSMRNQELKEALWKLMKSSLLRLDTAWTFLTSCPSHFSHCSAEDFITFPYTRFSTEINNTSLNLRNFPGLADVREDLQETRAPWGFRLSQVDFPGYPYCQ